One stretch of Sardina pilchardus chromosome 17, fSarPil1.1, whole genome shotgun sequence DNA includes these proteins:
- the prrt4b gene encoding proline-rich transmembrane protein 4, translating to MSTSTGPGSKGSDWTDSPTHQPIQTTSLQETPSGIPAQGTVSYLTGTKSPSTLLSTRRPKVQKKPALGPRPDSFDLDLWPPSNTSQKELLKKTSATHNQKNWTVTELTSNAGTTDRGMNHGHQSNPTPNYKFDSSSSIQTDLPTPSAQTMPWTMAVITSSPTTQVKGIKQVTQSAVDLPPHPEDPRVSEEREQQPHKEQPEVTQPKIVGGKQERMGVIPESTTAPWLVATRPGDVSDTGTKRSDMSVTTEPTQKDGPGPVLWSPAITPQLHNAEVTPSSTEDWGTGPAATDMSLLPDCNTERSGICNTTDNWPPIFPSHKDPANATTFVYNQSSNTLLVPASPMFVALHSDWNSAMATWGLAWEAHIYGLGGVFSLVTLASALNLLCLPLRCPSGCGYFALVSIFLLAAGSTRAFALLYDAYGHQERLASSEASLLLYEAPFPCLTAAFGLVFLLLSMRSRMQLSYSAFQRPCFLACLVLLHFTAAFGPMTLLSTDQQGAPLCLFLSLVSRGAFVVLASFLSAAYFVFYCYVRADSKHIYHLNNTSPTPAERYNRCPFAESREWERAAAAVFLSAVLSLACAGLQLYAMLHALGFTGGPEVFKPWPWWSFQLSCRICEAGVCLTLALVVAQPVYCSDHLPQPGNCWTELLAAKSPIIPGTYHWTLNQQEKLAICDTMGHGETECLPLYSLVDERLGNSLNGLDLLYHSNRALAYRDFDLDQPDAIADTRESSCASDSTTDLRPPSPINLRRSIDEALFSEDLFPMSLFSPLRPFSFCEQSLDARDTLIAQSSCTLPLRESLPSDPGLYRTASCVEILPQASLPGREQKEAPAVGLPPSPSLSPATSSCCSSPEGWRGTSSTSSLYRPSLADSSLVLCSSPELKARPSSLGGSSGRMLPSDHQRQYRNLDLVSQESLDQRSELDQSVQEEFKSVCRQIDALSICSETIDL from the exons ATGTCCACCAGCACTGGCCCAGGTTCTAAAGGGTCAGATTGGACTGACTCTCCCACACATCAGCCGATCCAGACCACCTCGCTACAGGAGACTCCGTCCGGCATCCCTGCACAAGGCACAGTGTCTTATCTCACAGGAACAAAATCTCCTTCCACTTTGCTCAGCACCAGACGACCAAAAGTTCAAAAGAAACCTGCTCTTGGCCCGCGCCCTGACAGCTTTGACCTGGATTTATGGCCCCCGAGCAACACAAGCCAGAAAGAGCTCCTCAAAAAAACATCTGCAACACACAACCAAAAAAACTGGACAGTCACGGAATTAACTTCCAATGCTGGAACTACTGACAGAGGCATGAATCATGGTCATCAAAGTAATCCAACCCCAAACTACAAATTTGATTCGTCATCATCAATACAAACAGATCTACCAACTCCCTCTGCTCAAACTATGCCATGGACAATGGCTGTCATCACAAGCTCTCCTACAACCCAAGTAAAAGGTATCAAGCAAGTGACCCAGTCAGCAGTTGATCTTCCTCCACATCCTGAGGACCCAAGggtgagtgaagagagagagcaacaaccACACAAGGAGCAGCCAGAAGTGACACAACCCAAAATTGTTGGCGGCAAACAAGAGCGGATGGGAGTGATTCCGGAATCTACTACAGCACCTTGGCTTGTTGCCACGCGGCCAGGAG aTGTCTCTGATACAGGAACTAAAAGAAGTGACATGAGTGTTACTACGGAGCCCACCCAGAAGGATGGACCTGGACCAGTGCTGTGGTCACCTGCTATCACACCACAGCTACACAATGCTG AAGTCACACCCTCATCAACAGAGGACTGGGGAACTGGTCCAGCGGCCACGGACATGTCTCTACTCCCAGACTGCAATACGGAGCGCTCAGGAATCTGCAACACCACTGACAACTGGCCGCCCATATTCCCGAGTCACAAGGACCCTGCAAACGCCACCACATTCGTCTACAACCAATCGAGTAATACCCTCCTGGTGCCAGCCTCACCCATGTTTGTAGCTCTCCACTCTGACTGGAACAGTGCCATGGCAACATGGGGCCTGGCTTGGGAGGCCCATATTTATGGTCTGGGCGGGGTGTTCTCTCTGGTCACCCTCGCCTCGGCACTAAACCTGCTTTGTCTGCCGCTGCGTTGCCCCTCAGGATGTGGCTACTTTGCTCTGGTCAGCATCTTCCTGTTGGCGGCGGGCAGCACCAGGGCCTTTGCCCTGCTGTACGACGCCTACGGGCACCAAGAGCGACTGGCGTCCAGCGAGGCGTCTCTGCTGCTGTACGAGGCTCCCTTCCCCTGCCTGACGGCGGCCTTCGGCCTGgtcttcctcctgctctccatGCGCTCCAGGATGCAGCTCTCCTACTCGGCCTTCCAGCGGCCGTGCTTCTTAGCCTGCCTGGTGCTGCTCCACTTCACTGCTGCGTTCGGGCCCATGACCCTGCTCAGCACagaccagcagggggcgcccctctgcctcttcctctccctggtCTCCAGAGGGGCGTTCGTCGTCCTGGCCTCGTTTCTGTCGGCCGCCTACTTCGTGTTCTACTGTTACGTGCGCGCCGACTCCAAACACATCTACCACCTCAACAACACCTCCCCGACGCCGGCCGAGCGCTACAACCGCTGCCCCTTCGCCGAGAGCCGCGAGTGGGAgcgagccgccgccgccgtcttCCTCTCCGCCGTCCTCTCGCTGGCCTGCGCCGGCCTGCAGCTCTATGCCATGCTCCACGCGCTGGGCTTCACCGGCGGCCCAGAGGTCTTCAAGCCCTGGCCCTGGTGGTCTTTCCAGCTCAGCTGTCGGATCTGCGAGGCCGGAGTGTGCCTCACCCTGGCCCTGGTGGTAGCGCAGCCCGTCTACTGCTCCGACCACCTGCCACAGCCTGGAAACTGCTGGACGGAATTACTGGCTGCCAAATCTCCCATCATTCCAGGGACCTACCACTGGACCTTGAATCAACAAGAAAAGCTAGCCATCTGTGACACCATGGGCCACGGGGAGACCGAGTGTCTTCCCCTGTACTCCCTGGTGGATGAACGACTGGGAAACAGTCTAAATGGGCTGGACCTTTTATATCACAGCAACCGTGCCCTGGCCTATCGGGACTTTGACCTTGACCAACCGGACGCCATCGCCGACACGAGGGAGTCGTCGTGCGCCAGCGACTCCACGACGGACCTGCGGCCTCCGTCGCCCATCAACCTGCGGCGCAGCATCGACGAGGCGCTCTTCAGCGAGGACCTCTTCCCCATGAGCCTGTTCAGCCCGCTCAGGCCCTTCAGCTTCTGTGAGCAGAGCCTGGACGCGCGCGACACCCTGATAGCTCAGTCCAGCTGCACGCTGCCACTCCGGGAGAGCCTCCCCTCAGACCCGGGGCTCTACCGCACCGCCTCCTGCGTGGAGATCCTCCCTCAGGCCTCTCTCCCCGGCCGCGAGCAGAAGGAGGCCCCGGCGGTGGGCCTGCCGCCCTCCCCGTCCCTGTCTCCCGCCACGTCCTCCTGCTGCTCGTCCCCCGAGGGCTGGAGAGGGACCTCCAGCACGTCCTCCCTGTACAGGCCCTCGCTGGCCGACTCCTCCCTGGTCCTCTGCTCCAGTCCAGAGCTGAAGGCCCGGCCCTCCTCCCTCGGCGGCAGCTCGGGCCGCATGCTGCCCTCGGACCACCAGAGACAGTACCGTAATCTGGACCTGGTGTCGCAGGAGAGTCTGGACCAACGCTCGGAGCTGGACCAGTCAGTCCAGGAGGAGTTCAAAAGTGTGTGCAGACAGATAGATGCCCTGAGCATCTGCAGTGAAACTATTGACTTGTAA